A single region of the Manihot esculenta cultivar AM560-2 chromosome 12, M.esculenta_v8, whole genome shotgun sequence genome encodes:
- the LOC110627472 gene encoding uncharacterized protein LOC110627472: protein MASCHIRSFSLPSRSHPLIVNIEEQLCKLKASQSSTMSCKLNSLKNLFECTDDLLQMPVAQQTLSHESQSQCVEDALSGSLDLLVLCDSTRDFFSQMKECVQELELSLRRRKGKDSGMTTDFEAYVVSRKKLSKVICKYLRNLKRKERKCTTAALENNSNLTNMFSLLTRVQETSLVEFKSILSFISQQKAKSKLSGLSIISKALQSKRVSCEVEIEVNEVEKIDAELPILKSSKDISISQLQNLLKGLESLESSIQEAEEELECIYRRLVKTRASLLNILNH, encoded by the coding sequence ATGGCTTCTTGTCATATCCGTTCATTTAGTTTACCTTCCAGATCTCATCCGCTAATTGTTAATATTGAGGAGCAGTTGTGCAAATTGAAGGCATCTCAGTCCTCAACAATGAGCTGCAAATTGAATAGCCTAAAGAATTTGTTTGAGTGCACTGATGATTTGCTTCAAATGCCAGTGGCTCAACAGACTCTCTCCCATGAAAGTCAAAGCCAGTGTGTAGAAGACGCATTGAGTGGATCTCTGGATCTGCTGGTTTTGTGTGATTCCACAAGAGACTTTTTCTCACAGATGAAGGAATGTGTGCAAGAACTTGAATTATCTCTTCGTAGAAGAAAAGGTAAGGACTCTGGCATGACAACCGATTTTGAGGCTTATGTTGTATCTAGAAAGAAGTTGAGTAAAGTTATCTGCAAATATCTGAGAAATTTGAAGAGAAAGGAGAGGAAATGCACAACAGCAGCCTTGGAAAATAACTCCAACCTGACAAACATGTTTAGCCTATTAACAAGAGTCCAAGAAACTAGTCTTGTGGAGTTCAAGTCGATCTTATCTTTCATTTCTCAGCAAAAGGCAAAATCAAAGCTCTCTGGCTTGTCTATCATCTCAAAAGCACTGCAATCCAAGCGTGTATCATGTGAGGTGGAAATTGAAGTAAATGAAGTAGAGAAGATTGATGCAGAATTGCCTATCCTAAAGTCAAGCAAAGATATCAGTATTTCTCAACTTCAAAACCTTCTTAAAGGATTGGAGTCTTTGGAGTCGAGCATTCAAGAAGCTGAGGAGGAGCTAGAATGCATTTACAGGCGATTGGTGAAAACTAGAGCATCACTTCTCAACATCCTGAATCATTAG